A genomic region of Hippoglossus hippoglossus isolate fHipHip1 chromosome 8, fHipHip1.pri, whole genome shotgun sequence contains the following coding sequences:
- the tmem205 gene encoding transmembrane protein 205 isoform X1: protein MEECHWSTCSTGAGLVDAVEEVTQWLNFGSFLTFYSNSQLRDTQVRRQARTQVRTQVRTHSDTMATEGEPSDLIKVLHLLLLSFSWGMQVWVTFIAGFTLVRQVTLHTFGLVQSKLFPVYFHFLLGSSFLSLAVYAVYHPRELLDWHDTLQMVLFFVVPITAGLNARWFGPKVTESMFQLRQVETEHGLGNQIGRGSLRAAYAKLEEQDPKYRAYRSTFRRYHGLSGLCALIGFLCTTVNLIYTALKLSTI from the exons ATGGAGGAATGTCATTGGTCGACCTGCTCCACGGGGGCGGGGCTTGTTGATGCGGTAGAGGAAGTGACCCAGTGGTTGAACTTCGGTTCATTTCTAACGTTTTACAGTAACTCTCAGTTAAGGGAcacacaggtgaggagacaggcgaGGACACAGGTGAGGACACAGGTGAGGACACACAG TgacaccatggcaacagagggCGAGCCAAGCGACCTGATCAAAgtgctgcacctcctcctgctctccttctCCTGGGGCATGCAGGTGTGGGTCACCTTCATCGCAG GTTTTACGTTGGTGCGGCAGGTAACGCTGCACACCTTCGGCCTGGTGCAGAGCAAACTGTTCCCCGTGTACTTCCACTTCCTGCTGGGGAGCAGCTTCCTCAGCCTGGCTGTGTACGCCGTGTACCACCCCAGAGAGCTGCTGGACTGGCACGACACTCTGCAG ATGGTTCTGTTCTTTGTGGTGCCTATCACGGCGGGTCTGAACGCCCGCTGGTTCGGTCCGAAGGTCACAGAGAGCATGTTCCAGCTGAGGCAGGTGGAGACGGAGCACGGCCTGGGGAACCAGATCGGCCGGGGCAGCCTGAGAGCAGCGTACGCCAAACTCGAAGAGCAGGACCCCAAGTACAGAGCGTACAGGAGCACGTTCCGCCGCTACCACGGGTTGTCCGGCCTCTGCGCCCTGATAGGGTTCCTCTGCACCACAGTTAATTTGATCTACACAGCTCTGAAGTTATCCACCATTTAG
- the tmem205 gene encoding transmembrane protein 205 isoform X2, with translation MATEGEPSDLIKVLHLLLLSFSWGMQVWVTFIAGFTLVRQVTLHTFGLVQSKLFPVYFHFLLGSSFLSLAVYAVYHPRELLDWHDTLQMVLFFVVPITAGLNARWFGPKVTESMFQLRQVETEHGLGNQIGRGSLRAAYAKLEEQDPKYRAYRSTFRRYHGLSGLCALIGFLCTTVNLIYTALKLSTI, from the exons atggcaacagagggCGAGCCAAGCGACCTGATCAAAgtgctgcacctcctcctgctctccttctCCTGGGGCATGCAGGTGTGGGTCACCTTCATCGCAG GTTTTACGTTGGTGCGGCAGGTAACGCTGCACACCTTCGGCCTGGTGCAGAGCAAACTGTTCCCCGTGTACTTCCACTTCCTGCTGGGGAGCAGCTTCCTCAGCCTGGCTGTGTACGCCGTGTACCACCCCAGAGAGCTGCTGGACTGGCACGACACTCTGCAG ATGGTTCTGTTCTTTGTGGTGCCTATCACGGCGGGTCTGAACGCCCGCTGGTTCGGTCCGAAGGTCACAGAGAGCATGTTCCAGCTGAGGCAGGTGGAGACGGAGCACGGCCTGGGGAACCAGATCGGCCGGGGCAGCCTGAGAGCAGCGTACGCCAAACTCGAAGAGCAGGACCCCAAGTACAGAGCGTACAGGAGCACGTTCCGCCGCTACCACGGGTTGTCCGGCCTCTGCGCCCTGATAGGGTTCCTCTGCACCACAGTTAATTTGATCTACACAGCTCTGAAGTTATCCACCATTTAG
- the rab3db gene encoding RAB3D, member RAS oncogene family, b, whose amino-acid sequence MASNESRMQLPPAQKDAADQNFDYMFKLLIIGNSSVGKTSFLFRYADDSFTSAFVSTVGIDFKVKTVFRNDKRIKLQIWDTAGQERYRTITTAYYRGAMGFLLMYDVSNQDSFNAVQDWATQIKTYSWDNAQVILVGNKCDLEDNRLVPTEDSQRLAEELGFQFFEASAKDNINVKQVFERLVDVICEKMNESMDGDASLVSNHRNQGLKDLPSESSGGCAC is encoded by the exons atggCGTCGAATGAGTCGCGGATGCAGCTGCCGCCCGCTCAGAAGGACGCGGCCGACCAGAACTTCGACTACATGTTCAAGCTGCTGATCATCGGCAACAGCAGCGTGGGAAAAACCTCCTTCCTGTTCCGCTACGCTGACGACTCCTTCACGTCGGCCTTCGTCAGCACCGTGGGCATCGACTTCAAGGTCAAGACCGTCTTCCGCAACGACAAGAGGATCAAGCTCCAGATCTGG gACACAGCGGGCCAGGAGCGGTACCGCACCATCACCACAGCTTACTACAGAGGAGCCATGGGCTTCCTGCTCATGTATGACGTCTCCAACCAGGACTCCTTCAACGCGGTGCAGGATTG GGCGACACAGATCAAAACCTACTCTTGGGACAACGCCCAGGTGATTCTCGTGGGTAACAAGTGTGACCTGGAGGACAACAGGCTGGTTCCCACAGAGGACAGCCAGCGACTAGCAGAGGAGCTGG GCTTCCAGTTCTTCGAGGCCAGCGCCAAGGACAACATCAACGTGAAGCAGGTGTTCGAGCGACTGGTGGACGTCATCTGCGAGAAGATGAACGAGAGCATGGACGGAGACGCCAGCCTCGTGTCCAACCACAGGAACCAGGGCCTCAAAGACTTGCCTTCAGAGAGCAGTGGGGGCTGTGCCTGCtaa